The genomic stretch TTTAGGCTGCTCATACAGGATTAGCTGGCGGTCTAGGTGTTTAAGCTGCTCATACAGAATTAGCTGACGGTCTAGGTGATTAGGCTGCTCATACAGGATTAGCTGGCGGTCTAGGTGATTAGGCTGCTCATACGGGATTAGCTGGCGGTCTAGGTGTTCAGGCTGCTCATACGGGATTAGCTGGCGGTCTAGGTGTTCAGGCTGCTCATACGGGATTAGCTGGCGATCTAGGTGTTCAGGCTGCTCATACGGGATTAGCTGGCGGTCTAGATGTTCAGGCTGCTCATACGGGATTAGCTGGCGGTCTAGGTGTTTAGGCTGCTCATACAGAATTAGCTGGCGGTCTAGTTGTTTAGGCTGCTCATACGGGATTAGCTGGCGGTCTAGGTGATTAGGCTGCTCATACGGGATTAGCTGGCGGTCTAGGTGATTAGGCTGCTCATACGGGATTAGCTGGCGGTCTAGATGTTCAGGCTGCTCATACGGGATTAGCTGGCGGTCTAGGTGTTCAGGCTGCTCAAACGGGATTAGCTGGCGGTCTAGATGTTCAGGCTGCCCATACGGGATTAACTGACGGTCTAGGTGTTCAGGCTGCCCATACGGGATTAGCTGGCGGTCTAGATGTTCAGGCTGCCCATACGGGATTAGCTGGCGGTCTAGTTGTTCAGACTGACCATACGGGATTAGCTGGCGGTCTAGTTGTTCAGGCTGCCCATACGGGATTAGCTGCCGGTGTAGGTGTTCAGGCTGCCCATACGGGATTAGCTGCCGGTGTAGGTGTTCAGGCTGCCCATACGGGATTAGCTGGCGGTCTAGTTGTTCAGGCTGCCCATACGGGATTAGCTGGCGGTCTAGTTGTTCAGGCTGCCCATACGGGATTAGCTGGCGGTCTAGTTGTTCAGGCTGCCCATACGGGATTAGCTGGCGGTCTAGTTGTTCAGGCTGCCCATACGGGATTAGCTGGCGGTCTAGTTGTTCAGGCTGCCCATACGGGATTAGCTGGCGGTCTAGTTGTTCAGGCTGCCCATACGGGATTAGCTGGCGGTCTAGTTGTTCAGGCTGCCCATACGGGATTAGCTGGCGGTCTAGTTGTTCAGGCTGCCCATACAGGATTAGCTGGCGGTCTAGATGTTCAGGCTGCCCATACACTATGATTATAAAAAGGCTCCTACCATGGCCCAGTCGATGATCCACTTCTCTAAAGTCAGCAGCTGCCAGCCCCCTGTGAACCTGAAGCTCAAAGTCAAGGAGGTGTCAGCGTCATAAAAACCCATGTGACTGAGCCAGTGAGGCtggcgggggggtgggctgggccGAGCTCGGTGCTGGGCACCGTTACCCTGGGAGGATACAGGGATGCATAGAATAAACTCTGTTTCAAGTTGCCATTGTAGTGCAGGATCAGCAGGAGCAGGATGGCGTCTGGGAGCAGAAAGAGTCACATGATCACTGACACACAGAGTAACAGAGACAGACTCGCAGTAACACACATGGCTACTGAGACTCACAGTTACTGAGACTCACAGTAACACAGATACAGACCTTGAGCAATGAGAATGGGATACTCCAGGTAGGTGGGCAGTGGGTAGTCATAGTAAACCTGGTAAGTATTGAACACAATGAACCTGGAAAACGAAAAGGGGTCATAGATCAGGGGAGGACAGCAGGAGAAACATGGAGGCGGGGGTGACGGTTCATGGCGAGGGGAGTGGATCCCAGTGTGTGCTGGGATCTCGGCGTGTGTCCTGGGATCTCGGCGTGTGCTGGGTGTCTTCCTGTACTTTTCCCCTGCATCTACGAGTCACCAGTTGGAAGCAGTACAGAcgtaggagggggggggggggtcatgcggATGCCACATGGACATCTGTCTGTGTTAGACATGCTCTCCCCAACCCTCAGCGCTGCAGACATGGCAGCCCAATCAAAAGCATGCATGCAGCCATAGGCACATCATTATGCATGGTGGTCACATGACTCACAGTGGTCACAACAGATTATGAGAACATACACCCCCCTCCTGACAGCTAAAGCCTGTCAGGCAGCGATTCACTCTGGACGGGGTGCCAGTTTATCACAGGGCACCTACACACTCAGCACAAAAACACTCAGTATAATCAATTAGCCTAAATGATTCTgtttggactgcaggaagaaacctgtgCATCACAGGTGAGCATGCAAGCGGATTACGGAGAACTTGTGTGCTTTCACGGATGACATCACCAGGACACGCCCTGAACCCCGACCCTGCACAACATCCTTAGATTGTGTCACTGATtgtaaaaacacaaacacactaaTTTAACAAAGTTTATGTTTCAAGACGGTCCACCAGCTGAAAAAACAGCATAGACCAGCATGACTTCCATACTGGTTGGTGCTGGTTTAGCTGATGCTGTGCTGGTCTATGCTGTTTTTTCAGCCGGGCAGGACACTTGCATTTTGGGTGCCACTTAACGAAGGTTCAGGTATAATTAAAATCGAACTGTCGATTCAACGGTGTGGTCCTGTAGTCTCTTACATAACGGGATGAAGCATTTATATGACCGTCTTCCTTTAACTGAAAACGCACAAAAAGTTGCAAGGGAGTGGCAATTTAAGAAAAGTCGCGAATAAGGCGAGCGGCGATGTacagaaacaggaaacgggatcCGCACCGCCGGCACCAGGCAGCCTGGGCTGCCCCGTTAATGAAAGTGATCCGCAGCCGGGGAAAATAATgctaggtgtttttttttaattagcgaTGGGTTAACTAGGGGTAGCGGGTGGACCCACCGGACCACATTGCCTTACCCGATGAGCTCCAGGATCAAGCTGTGCAGGCTGACACCTTCGGAGGATTTGCTTTGCATCAGCACGAACATCTGCGGGAATTTCAGCACCATGCAGACGAGGAGCGTGCTCAGGTTTGCAAAATGCAACATGCCGCTAACACTCATATCTAACCGGCGTGGAGATCGGCGCTTCTTCCTCGTTTCGGGCGTCTGGCTCTGTACGGTACCTCGGCACAGCACTTCAACCTGGTTGTGATTTCGCTTCCGCACACATCAGCGCGGTGCTTTCTGTTCTCTCGAGGCATCCGTGGCATTGGCAGCGTCACGCGACTGCAGTCGCGTGACGTCACCCGAGGGTGGGTGACTCCTCATGAACTTAAATATGTGATGGATGCGGAAGTATTTTACATCTCTGCCTTAGTCGTGCTTGGTGAAAGTGGGCGTGCTAGATCAAATCTTACAGTAACCATGTTTGTCTGCCCATCGATGGCTTTCAGTTGTTTCTTTATGACAAAATGAGAACCTGACGAGCTCCCAAATTATCCGGTAAATGTGCAACTTACCGAAAAGAgcaagaatatttttttttattcaaaatttCTTGAATAGCTACAGAAGTGTCTTAGAGAAtccacaagggggggggggggtacatttcACATGTGCTGCTTGGCACTACAGCAACTGTCCTGATCAACTGTGAAAGAAGATTTATTTAAAAGACTTACAAAACTGTATAAAAATAGAGTACAAAATGAAGAAGAAACTGACCGCTATCAAAACTGCCATCTCACTCGAATTATCACTCGAATTAATGAGAGTGTTGGCAAAAGAGTAGAAAGTAGAGATTTAGAAATAATTTTAGAGACCCTGTATAATTTTTTCCCCGTTTCTTCCTATGCGAGGTGTTTCACTGCTCTGGGATCAGTGGAACCGCTCTCGTGATACCCTGAAGTCCGGCTGCTCTCCATGCAGTGGAATGGTTCTGTGGTCTGCTGTGCTCCAGCCCGCTCCTAGCAGGGCTGCATGTCCGGGTCCAGCTTGGCCTTCCGGTGACTTCTGCGCAACACTGCAAGGTTGTCCAGGCGGACCAGGGCCTGTCCCAGGTCGGTCCCCACGCGGCTTCCGAACGTCTCGTTCGCCGTGTTGGGGACAAGGTCTGAGAACACTGGGACATAGCTGGGGAGGGGCGTCTCCTTCCGGGGGCGACCCTGAatcatgaggggggggggatacatgTATATACTTGACTATACGATGTATTGCTTCTGGATACCGAGAGGGCAGCGTGCTGGTTCAGGACACAAATGTCCCAGGAAGGCGTTGCTGTTGTCTGACTCAGAAACCAAATTCATATGCAGTGGAATATTCAGCTGTTTAGAAGTGGGAAATAGTTTGTTCAGCTAAGTGACAAAATAATCATGGAAGCTTGGTACAGTTACTGGGTATAACTATTGCTTTAAACAGATGTAGCAGTAATATTTAACTCCCCGTAAAATATGCAGGCAAGTTGCCTCGCATATGTAGACAATTATGATTGTTGTATAATGACTGGCTTAATGGAGACCGGAGGGAAAATGTGTGTAATGGTCTGGAAGAGACGCGCTATCGGTGGCACAGATCTGAGTGGGGAACCATAAGAAGACCTTACCAGCTGGTCGTAATTTCGGAGAAAACTCCAATTCTTCTGCCTGTAAAATGCAACGAGTGGAAAGAGCAGGTTTATCTGCAGCTGCTCAGGCCGCTCACAAAGCAGAAACGCCATGACGGCTGAGTATATATCTGTGTTCATGTGGTTTATATTACAGCTGTCTGATGGGAAGCAGCTCTGCAGTAACTTCTAGAGTGACTAAATGCCGGATCGCCTGTAATAATTACCACTCCTTGGCTCCGTCCCGCTCCGCCCGCACGAACTCCCGCCACACCTGGTCCTGCTTTACGGGGTCACGGAAGTCCGGGTCCCGCGTCGGAGCCTCCCCGGTTCTCCCGAGGCGAGCTTTGGCCGCCGGCTGCCTAAACGGCGGCCCGGAGGAATGCGAAGTGAGAGCCGCGGCCGCCGGGTCCGGGAAGCGGTACCCCGCAGAGGCGGCGCGCCTTGTGGATGCTTTCCTGCCATCCATCACGGGGGAGCCCGGCTCAGCTCAGACGGGTAAACGACGGTAAATGTGTGAGGCGTGTAATTCTCACAGAAGAGCGCGATTTTGGCCTCGTCACACGGATAAGAGTCACCGAGAGTCGTCCTCTACAGCCCCAGGGAGACTTGATGTCACTCGGTCGTGCTGAGGCCACGCCGGCGCTCTTGGCGTCTGTTTATCCGGCTGGTCGCCATGGAAACGGTGCCGCAGCTTATTCCTTCCGAGGAGAATCACTGGGGCGTCTTTTCGGATTGTACAAGCATATGAAGCATATTATACACCAGTACCGTGAAACATTCAGCAAAGCAGGTCTGTAAGAGCTTTATATCAGGAGGAAAATCAGAACTGCCGTTTCTATGAAGCTGCTCTCATAATTAATTGTAACATAGAACTGTAAGGTTTGCTTATGTGAAATGCTGCTGTTTGGTGAGGCCCCTTATTTACTTGGATAACTGCCTCGGGTGTCACAAGGGCAAGTGCGAAGATTCGGGTATGGACGGTAGGGACATGTCCTGTGGGAGTACCGCATGTGTTTAAGGGGGCGGGGGTTGGGGGCTGATTTTCAAGTACAAGAAAATAAATTCAGAGATGCAAGTGATTTCTTTCCCTAGAGTATTAGATTAAAGAAAACATGTGTGGTGGGATTCCTGATGTTACTTCATTAAATCTTTTCATTTGACATTACGTTTGTCAGTCAGCCGAATTAAAACTGGTTTGGATTCTGCGCAAGTAATAAGATACAAGCGCAGCGTGTCCACTAGATGGAGCCAGATTCCTTCACAGTTCTTCGGATGCCTGGCGTTAGGTTTAAAACAAGAAAGTTCAAAATGTCAATAGCTGGTCCTTTAAAAGACTAGAAATTGTTTCCGCTGGAGATGAATCTTTGAAAGGAGTGACTGATTGGGAGAAGGACACAGTTTTGTATAAAATGACTGGTTTTCTTTTAGGTAATGCATCATTAGTTAGTCCATTATTTCTAGGAATTGGGCACCCATGATGTTCAAACACCTGTGGGCTCCAGATTCAGGTACAGCTGTGTGTGTAATTGCAGGAGCTATTTGAGTCACTGGTGGGGGAGTGGGAGTTATTTTCTGCTGTCAGTCATGGCCTGCTCTCAGCAATAGCACATATAATAGGTTAAATCAGTCAGTGACTCATTTTTCTGACCACTAATTAATTGGTAAattgtgtaagttatgtaagcTGCAGACTGCTGGGGGACGCTTTTGCCAAGTTAATGAATAGCAGTCATCactcatccccccaccccccggtgcTCTTTGGATGGATACTGATTCTGACCCGTGAACGACTTGCAGATGGGGTggaagggggcgtggccacgGCTGAAAGAAGCCATCGgggtgagggggcgtggccatggGTGAATAAGCCATAGGGGCTAGGGGGTGTGGCCCGTGGCTTTGACATGAGACAACGGAAGCTGCAGGGCGCCATGGCAACGCAGAAAGTGCCTGTGAGCGCCCACGCAGTCACAGTCCTGGTGCGGCTGCTTCTGAACCTGCGTCTGGCTGGCGGCGAGGGAGCACTCTTTACATGGTCTGTGTATATATCTGTACAGACACTACACTGTGTGCATATCAGTATGGACGCTACACTGTGTATGTAGGTTATATGTAAAGCAGCAATATGAATGGATATGTCCATTGCTTATTTCTAGTAAACCTCCACTCAgctgtttaacatgtttaatataAAACTCCAAATGCTCTTATTGCATCGGTCCTGTGCCTGGAAGGACTATAAGGGCCGCAATATACTTCAGGCGAGGTGACGCATACGCAACACAAGAAGTGAACTGACTACTTGCATGAGTAGTTTACGTCTCTCTGGAGGATTAAAGGTCATGTCCCCCAGGGGacagtgcgagaaaaccatcttggtcggcTCCTTCGTTTCCGCTCACACTTGTTTTGTACGAGGTTGTGATATGAAATGATGTACACTCGCTGTCCCCAGAGATCGAGTTGCTATTTTTGTAATGTTTTCTCTGTATTCTAACCACTGCTCCACATCGTTTTTCGCTCTGCCACGTATCACTGTACTACCCCATGCTGAAATATGCAGTGTATGTTAGATATGTCGTAGTAGTTTGTATTTGGTAATTAGACTGCACGACACTGGAAAATAAGTTTTTTATGCAATAATTATTGCAGcaattataaagaaaaaaagttttaaataaatcaaattcCTACAAACACGTCTATGcatgagtgatttaaacagctagGATGAAAATATATAATTAGGTTTGGCTTTCAGAAcgcatgcagagctcatgcaatAGTAGCGGCGGTAAAttttaaactgttaaaaatttaCTAGATAATCCTGAACAAATTGCACAGCTTGTTAAGTTTAGCTTcctacaagaatgtaaatgttCTAGCGAAACGTAAACCCCACACTCTCGGCGAATTTTATGACCAAGTTTTATAAATACCGGAATTATACTGAAAAATAATGTTTCTTATGAAAGTCAGAATTTCAAGTTAGAGTTTGAGAGATTGTTCTTCGTTCACATGATgctgctttcttagaaacttaaACTGCCATTTAGTTTTGAGGTCGCTGTAAGGGGCATAATAGTGCTTACAATATTTTCTCTCTTCCCTCTGAAAATATACAGTTTTTTTCCGGCcattcattatttaaaaatcagATGTTACTTAATACTAAGTATCGTATTTAAATACATAGAGGTAACCGAAATAGTGCCTCAGTTTTTGGCGGTACTGCATTTCGAGATACCTCCTCGCGCAGGCGCACGCGGAAAGCGCGTGCGGCCGTGATGCGTACGCATGTGCTTTGTAAGCGTCAAGTATAATTCAGCCCTAAGTCACCTACAGCCCAGGAAATGCCACACCTCTCTAATAATGGCTGATAAACACCACCGTACATGTCTGTCAGACTCTACGGGGAAGCGACCTGCCATGTTCCCGTTACCAGACCTCAGGCAACTCAACTCTGCTCCGGGATCATGAGAGAAGTTGGGGAATTTGAAATGCTGCGAATATGTGCAAAGCCGTCCATCTATCAGGTTTACGCCAAGTGTTTGCAGCCTGCTGCAAATGAGAATGTAGGTGGCATTTCCATAACTTTAGTGTGCATCACATCTTAAAATATTGGTTGGCATGAAGGAGCCACACTGAACTGCCAGGAAAAGTCTAAATCGACATTAGTGCCAGTAAGAGAGAGACTCAGCCTGCCTGGAATCAGCATAAAATTCCACTTGTACCTCCAAAGTCATTTTCACAGGAACGCTGAGTCTCTCTAAGGCAGTGGtcctcaaactcggtccttgggacccactgccctgcttgtgtttcctgctatccctgccccacacaatTCCCAGCTgtttttcagcttctgattgactgaacacacctgatccaggtaatcagcagtgtgtagggcagggatagctggaaaacaagcagggcagtgggtcccgaggaccgagtttgagaaccagtgCTCTAAGGTCGCGTTTAGGTGACAGAGTTCTCCATGATTGGTTGAGGGTTCCCGTCCTTCACCCATAGACGAATGGACCGTGTTGGTGATTGATTCATGTCATAGCTGAAGGAGCTGAAGGAGATCCCGTTTATAGCTTCACTGCCAATAGCTGAGGCCCCCTTGTGGGCAGATGGCGCTACTGATTCACACCTGGCCGCAGTTGTCACCACAAACAGGTGTCACCTGCGCCCACACGGGGCATGCTGAGAAGTCGTTTAGAGCGCTGTGTTGGGGTCACCCTTCCCACCTCAGCCAATGTTTTCACAACATGACTGTTTTGGCCTCGTTGTCCGAAACGCATTTAAATTTAGCTGGAttggccaataggatgttactGAAGGTGACGCTTTGCATCCAGATTCAAATTGCATTCAAAGCAGACGAGAAATGAAATCCACATCCGCAGGAGCATGTCTCAATGCGGCGAATATGTTTCCTTTCCtttgaggggggggagggggggcacggtGGTGCTGTGGTTAACACTGTCTTCTCACACCTTCAGGACCAGCATTCACTAGCTATTCACTAACTGCCCATAGATGTATGTgcgtgtgaatggtgtgagtgtgccctgcgatgggttggcatccCTGCTATAGGTTAGCAtggcatcctgggttgttccctgctttgtgccctgcagtgggttggcatcccatcctgagttgttccatGCTTttgccctgcagtgggttggcatcccatcctgagttgttcccggCTTTGGGCCCATAAGCTCTGGATCCCCCACAATTCTAAATAGGACAAATGGGTACAGGAAATGGACATATGGACAATTCCCTTATAAACCATGTCTGCTCCCTACCACCAAGGCCATGTTCTTGGGAATATCAGTAAactctgtgacccccccccccacattgttTAGCCTAGGGTCAGACGCAGGGTAACTGATGTTCCAGTTGTGGGTTATGCTATGTTACAGGGCTTGCACTTCCATTTCTGAAGGGACTTAATTCACCAAACACAGAAAATAATTACAGATTTTCCCTTTTGAAAGCATTTAATTAATTCTTTGTTGCTCTGGGTCCCTGTTTGATTAATTTGTATTTCCCCGCCCTCCACCGGAACCTAGGCCTTGCTCTGCCCCCCTGGCAGTGGAATAACAGAAACTGCTCTATCACATGCGGTCGGTTACATCCTGCTGGAAATTCGCAGGCACAGGGAACATGGGAGCTCGCCAACGCacagacatttttattttttttgttttttacacgCTGTTGCTGTAACGTTGCAGAAACGTGAGAACTAGGTTCTCACCTAGGCGGACGTCTGTTGAATAATATTAAATCTACGTGTCATGCTAAGTGCTGTGGCTTTGACGAGCAGCTCCTTAGCAATTGCGGCTGTGGGGGGCTCGACGCGGGCACTGCCTTGGACGCCCGTCAGCAAGGGTCCTGTGGAAGGACTCTGCCAGTCCCAGACAGGGCTGCATGCCTTGCCTCCATGGCAACACCCCAAAAGTGGCCACACAACTAATAACTTTTAGGTGACAGTTTAGGAGTTTGATTTCAAATGTTCTTCGGTTGACCAGGGATAATGAAGTGAGGGGTGGTCCGTCTCGCCTCGGATGTGTTAATGGGTCCTTGAGGTCCGGAGGGGCTTTGAGGATAAAGTCAGCCCAATCTACCGTATAATTTGATTTCTAACTCCGTTATTTTCCAACAGACCCCCCTATGTTCAGAATTCCGGAAGCTTTCGTTTCTCACCCACTAAACACATAATAATGTAACTGCTCATTCATGGGGTAGCTGTTGGGGAGGAACAGCAGCAATCATTCAATTAGCCATGATGCCACGAGTCCGTGACACTCCCTGTTGGACAGAAGCACCCTCAGGCTGCTGCAGGGCTCTGCCCGTCCTGACAGAACTTACTGAAATGGGATTTTGAAGTTAACCAAACGGTGAGACGGCACATAACAGTGCCTCACTCTGTCCCTGCTGCCTGGCATAGTGCAGCTTGTTAGCATATGTGCTAATATCCCTGTAATGACTTGCTACCATCATAATGAACAGAGCAGCGCCTCACCCTCGGATCACATGGTCTGAGTGAGCATGTGCAGACGGACCAGGTGCATGAGGCATGCTGTACTGCATCAGTGCCCGAATGCCTGGGGTCAGGTGGAAGTTGTGGTCACATTTCGGATGGGAGCCGCAAGCCAATAGTGGGCGGGATTCCCATTTGTTGCCAATCACTGTTGACTTTGGCCAATAAGGTGACCAATGACGCGCGGCTCTGACCAGCTGGGGGAAGCCTGTGGTAACTCAAGTTGGTTTTGATGCCATTTTCTCTCTAGAAACATGACAGCTGGGGAGAGTGAAGGTTTGCATCCCATTGCAGCGTTTTAGGATGAAGGCTTTTATCTTAACCCTCCCCTCCAGGAACGGATCAAGACAGGACCCCTGAGCCAGTGGGGGTCTATGGAGCATTTGTTCTCTCGTGCCAGTTGGGGAGGTGGTGGTTGcttgttttccccaaaagttCTAAACACACacttatgcacacacacagcccgAGTATGCTGGGATGCAATGTAGTTATGTAACTCGCCGGATGGATCCTGGACCAGCAGGCTGGCGGCATGGAGATTGCTGCAGTGAGACAGTGTgtaactgggggggggaggaaggcCCTCGGCCGACATGCTGTGCCAGTGAGGCGTGAGTCTCAGCTGCATGTTCAGTATAACCAGGATGTCACGTTCAGCTGGGCCACCACCGCCTGAGCCCTCGGTCACCTGTGTTTATGTTAGACAGATGGGGGGCATGATGGGCAGGGCGATCACAATCAGGCACCGTGAGGATGGAGCCATGCAGTAAGCAAGCCAGGTGGGGGCAGCGAGCCCCAGGGACTGTTACTACCATTCCTCTGTATTCTGCTCTCTACGGCCACCACATTCCCGTCGGCTGGGATTTTACAGAGCTGCTTGGATGATTATCTGTCACCTGaaatttgtggggggggggagacgcttTTTAGCGAGTAAACGAAACTGGTGGAGGCAGACAAATCCCATGTGTGCCTGAGAGCTCCCTGCTCATCCGAGTGAAAGCCCCGCAAGGAAATTCCCGGGGGGCCGCGACTGAGGAAGCCCCCTTTCTCCGTGAGATAACCGGCTTTGCGGACTGCAAACCAGGTTAGCTGCTCCGGCAAAGTCGCTGCGTGTAAGAGCAGAGCCTGAGCAGATTATCTTATAATGGGTTTgaaatgccccccccaaccccccatccGTCGCCCCCGCAGCACCGTTCCATAGAGGAAGCAGGCACAGATCAGCCGTAATGAGCGAGCCTGTGGGAGACGTGGCACCCGACCCACACAGGACCGCATGCACTCGGTTTTGGCTTTAATGGTGCGCCGATAATCTCCGGAGCCGAATGATTAACCATAAGCCCCTTGGCAGACCGGTCATGGGCTTTATATTTCAGCCAAAACTGGAAGCAGTCTTGGTGCTAAACTTCGCGATTTCATAGGCCGTTATCTTTCAGTGAATCTCCTGGAGGAAGTGTGCAGCGGTTGGGAGGCGGCGATAGGGTGCCCCGGTTCTGTACACGgcacacacacctgatccaTGCCGCTGTCATGATCCCACCAAAAgaaaagaggaggaggaggagcgcaGTGCGGAGGAAGTGGTAAATGAGGATCAAGCTGCCgtgagggagggggggtatTTAAAGGTTATAAATAGCGCCCTCTGGGGGTCTGTCTGCCAGCCTGTGACTGACAGGTTGATTGGCAGTTCAAGCAACACAGAGAATAGAGTTAACATTTCACTCCTCCGTCTCTCCCTCTCACACGTTCACTCTATCCTCTCCATGAAGGGCTGCTACTGGGCTGCGGTGTTCACAGGCCGATAAGCGTTGATCACAAGATCATGGGCCTGAGCCACTGCTCCCATGAAACATGTGGCGCCATCCTGAGGGTCCCGCGGAGCTCGTCCCCAGTGCGGGAGCTCGTCCCCAGTGCGGGAGCTCGTCCCCAGTGCGGGAGCTCGTCCCCAGTGCGGGAGCTTGTCCCCAGTGCGGGAGCTCGTCCCCAGTGCGGGAGCATGCCAGGGGCTTCGGTGAATAAGCGTGTCCGCTGCAGGCCAGGAGAAGTGCCATGTTGAGGATGGCGACCGCTTGGGGTGTTGGTGACTCCCAGGTGCTGTCTGGCTGATCTGGATCGACGTCGTCCTGGTGCCCGAGGCAGCTCTGCCCTCACAGCACATCTTCCCGAGACCCCACCCTGCCTGATTTCGCCGTAATAGTGGTCAGTGGGGCGACTGTTTGGTTTGGCCACTAATTCAGCTTGATGGACCTGCTCTGCCGCATAAACTGAGTGTGAGCTGGGAGTGACgcgctggcagagtgatgcacTGGCAGAGTGGCGGGTGATACACAGCCCTGTCAACCCCCCCCAGACGTCGTTTTCTGTTCTTACTTGTCATTACTGAACTTTTCATCTAGTTTCACCTGTTTCAGAGTTTTTTTGTGCCTGTGGAGCAAAGCCCGCCCCCATCCAAGCTTCGCCATCGTCATG from Brienomyrus brachyistius isolate T26 chromosome 14, BBRACH_0.4, whole genome shotgun sequence encodes the following:
- the slc66a3 gene encoding solute carrier family 66 member 3 produces the protein MSVSGMLHFANLSTLLVCMVLKFPQMFVLMQSKSSEGVSLHSLILELIGFIVFNTYQVYYDYPLPTYLEYPILIAQDAILLLLILHYNGNLKQSLFYASLFTGGWQLLTLEKWIIDWAMSLCTFISAASKMTQLRCLWSSKDSGQVSALTWGLATYTCLARIYTTAVTSADTQVLVRFVVMTILNGWVTAAVLYYRRRRTKQD
- the c14h2orf50 gene encoding uncharacterized protein C2orf50 homolog produces the protein MDGRKASTRRAASAGYRFPDPAAAALTSHSSGPPFRQPAAKARLGRTGEAPTRDPDFRDPVKQDQVWREFVRAERDGAKEWQKNWSFLRNYDQLGRPRKETPLPSYVPVFSDLVPNTANETFGSRVGTDLGQALVRLDNLAVLRRSHRKAKLDPDMQPC